One genomic segment of Pseudorca crassidens isolate mPseCra1 chromosome X, mPseCra1.hap1, whole genome shotgun sequence includes these proteins:
- the PAGE4 gene encoding P antigen family member 4 — MSGRVRSRSRGRGDGQESSNTVEPVAPKLGGKKSQQKEPPTGNVDIEPGQEKEGGTSVVQGASQEMGLEKTGGEHGNDPDVKGKIPPNLVPAKIPEAGDGQS, encoded by the exons ATGAGTGGACGAGTAAGATCAAGATCTAGAGGAAGGGGAGATGGTCAAGAGTCTTCCAATACGGTTGAACCTGTG GCCCCAAAACTAGGTGgcaaaaaatctcaacaaaaggAACCACCAACTGGGAATGTGGATATTGAACCTGgacaagagaaagaaggaggaacaTCTGTGGTTCAAG GTGCAAGCCAGGAAATGGGTCTGGAAAAGACTGGGGGTGAGCACGGGAATGACCCTGATGTGAAGGGGAAGATTCCACCTAATCTAGTGCCTGCTAAAATTCCAGAAGCAG GTGATGGACAGTCATAA